The sequence TAGATTTTCTAAGCTTTGATACATCGTCTTACGGCTCAGGCAATCGTCGAACCTCATACCACTGTAAAAAATACCACTATTCCAATCAATTTTCGTTGGATTTATTTACACATCCAAACTATGTATAAACTATTTCTTAACATATCGATAAGCCAGATCTAATTGCGCCAGCTAGCTGCTTTTTGCGTCATAAATTAGCATTTAGAGTTTATAGGGCCGTTTAGGCCTAATTGCGAATACTGCGCACTCTGAATTGCAAGAAAACACCGGTCATACAAACAAACGTTTGTATTGTATAGCGTATTTAAATAATCATTTAAATAAACGTAATTAGTACAGCGATTAATGGTGATCGCTTTTGAAAAGTGCCTCACCCCCTTTAAATTAACATGTTAACTATACAGAAGATGTAACCCTTAAATAAAGATAATCACGTCTCTACGGCCCAGCAGAAGTCTCTCTCTCGAGAATTACTGCCGTAAGCTGTGTGCAAGCGCGTAGGAAAATTTAAGTATATGAGCGCTGGACGCCCCCTCAATCTCTCTGCCGTTGCGAGGCGATCCGCATTATAAGTGCTAAATCAAGTTTTCTGAAATGTAAGATATTACATCATCATGGTGACTTTTCGTTTTGACCTTATCCATAATATAGGCTAGGCGACCATCCTTCCCTATTATAAAAGTCGTACGCAAAATACCCATAAACTCTCGCCCCATAAACTTTTTAAGCCCCCAAACACCATACTTTTCTGCAATAGTTAAATCCTCGTCTGACAAAAGATCAAAATTGAGGCCCTGCTTGTCTTCGAACCGTTTTAATCGCTCCACCGGATCAGGGCTAACCGCAAACACCACGGTATCGATTGCTTTAAATTCAGATTGAGTATCTCTAATACCGCAAGCTTGTGTCGTGCAACCTGGCGTCATTGCCTTCGGGTAAAAATAGAGTACTACATTATTCTTTCCCGCATAATCTGATAACTTTATCGTCTCGCCATTTTGATTTTTCAACGAAAATGCAGGTGCTTTGTTGCCAACTTTAGGAAAGGCCATGCCTAGACTCCAATTATAAAATGGTAAATTTTAAGCAAAAAAAAGCGCGGTATAGTACCGCGCTTCGCTAACGCTATTTATTACGCTGGCAATAGGGACTTTACTGCATCACGTTCTTCTTTCAATTCATCCTCAGATGCAATCATGCGAGCTTGTGAAAACTCATCAATACTCAAACCTTGCACAATTTTCCAATCGCCGCCTTCACACGTACAGGGGAAAGAATAGATTAACCCTTCTTCAATGCCGTAGCTTCCATCGCTGTATACGCCCATGCTCACCCAATCACCGTCGGTGGTACCTAGAGCCCAATCTCGTATATGGAATATTGCTGCATTGGCTGCAGAAGCTGCGCTAGACGCCCCACGGGCCTTGATAATAGCTGCCCCACGCTGCTGTACGGTTGGAATGAAGCTTTCTTCGTACCAGCTTTTCTCGACTTTATCGATAGCCACTTCATTGTTAACAAGCGCATGGAACAGATCAGGATACTGTGTTGAGGAGTGATTACCCCATATTGTCATTTTGCTAATATCGTTAATCGATTCGCCTAATTTTTGACCTAAGGCAGTCATCGCGCGATTATGATCAAGACGCATCATTGCCGTAAACTGACGAGGGTTAATATCTGGAGCGTTACGCTGAGCAATAAGTGCATTGGTATTCGCTGGATTACCAACAACGAGTACTTTGATATCGCGTGAAGCGTGATCATTGATCGCTTTGCCTTGCACAGAAAAAATGGCCGCATTCGCTTCCAATAAGTCTTTACGCTCCATACCTGGGCCTCGAGGGCGCGCGCCAACCAGTAAAGCGTATTCAGCATCTTTGAACGCAACATTTGCGTCATCGGTACAGACCATCCCGTGCAATAGCGGGAATGCACAATCATCCAATTCCATTGCCACGCCTTTTAGGGCTTCCAGCGCTGGTGTAATTTCTAGCATCTGTAAAATAACAGGCTGGTCTTTACCTAGCATTTCTCCTGCTGCAATTCTAAACAACAATGAATAACTAATTTGGCCTGCAGCGCCG is a genomic window of Teredinibacter purpureus containing:
- the bcp gene encoding thioredoxin-dependent thiol peroxidase → MAFPKVGNKAPAFSLKNQNGETIKLSDYAGKNNVVLYFYPKAMTPGCTTQACGIRDTQSEFKAIDTVVFAVSPDPVERLKRFEDKQGLNFDLLSDEDLTIAEKYGVWGLKKFMGREFMGILRTTFIIGKDGRLAYIMDKVKTKSHHDDVISYISENLI
- a CDS encoding malate dehydrogenase, which codes for MKAPVRVAVTGAAGQISYSLLFRIAAGEMLGKDQPVILQMLEITPALEALKGVAMELDDCAFPLLHGMVCTDDANVAFKDAEYALLVGARPRGPGMERKDLLEANAAIFSVQGKAINDHASRDIKVLVVGNPANTNALIAQRNAPDINPRQFTAMMRLDHNRAMTALGQKLGESINDISKMTIWGNHSSTQYPDLFHALVNNEVAIDKVEKSWYEESFIPTVQQRGAAIIKARGASSAASAANAAIFHIRDWALGTTDGDWVSMGVYSDGSYGIEEGLIYSFPCTCEGGDWKIVQGLSIDEFSQARMIASEDELKEERDAVKSLLPA